The following are encoded together in the Candidatus Angelobacter sp. genome:
- a CDS encoding response regulator: protein MDTHTNRGITASFPISCGVVSVIDDGRSLATQSSVISKRDLLMNMNKILIIEDDESFRATLVATLEERGFEVLQASSGAQGVQIARAQEPDLILCDVELQGVGGNLVLYAVRRDPKIASLPFVLMSGFAVMESGPQATERGADAFLAKPFSTDKLAVIIDKCLNKRQQPHEQTDRSPCETREVIKSGSLGGLLRPLKDILEATGLIKTACPRLELNEIVGLATKAHQAASNVYHEIETWLPLAETGR, encoded by the coding sequence TTGGACACGCATACCAATCGTGGCATAACGGCCTCGTTCCCCATTAGTTGTGGCGTCGTCTCCGTCATTGATGACGGCAGGTCTCTTGCTACACAAAGCAGTGTCATCTCTAAGAGAGACCTGCTTATGAACATGAACAAGATACTGATCATCGAAGACGATGAGAGTTTCCGGGCGACCTTGGTGGCTACCCTTGAGGAGCGAGGGTTCGAGGTGTTGCAGGCCTCCAGCGGCGCGCAGGGGGTTCAAATCGCGCGAGCCCAAGAGCCCGACCTGATCCTTTGCGATGTTGAGCTGCAAGGTGTGGGCGGCAACCTCGTGCTTTACGCGGTCCGGAGAGATCCCAAGATTGCATCGTTGCCATTCGTTTTGATGTCGGGCTTTGCGGTCATGGAATCCGGACCCCAGGCGACCGAAAGGGGAGCCGACGCCTTTCTTGCAAAGCCGTTCAGCACCGACAAGCTGGCCGTCATCATCGACAAATGTTTAAACAAGCGGCAACAGCCTCACGAACAAACGGACAGAAGCCCATGTGAAACGCGGGAGGTAATCAAATCGGGTTCTTTGGGTGGCCTGTTGCGTCCTCTCAAAGATATTCTGGAAGCGACGGGTCTTATCAAGACGGCCTGTCCGCGATTGGAATTGAACGAGATCGTCGGATTGGCAACGAAGGCACACCAGGCCGCTTCCAACGTGTATCACGAAATCGAAACGTGGCTGCCTCTCGCGGAAACGGGACGGTAA
- the ispE gene encoding 4-(cytidine 5'-diphospho)-2-C-methyl-D-erythritol kinase, whose protein sequence is MTLTRKSPCKINLLLNVLAKRADGFHELETVMQPVPLCDELELKRGGSRIELTCNERSLPLDSANLVYRAAAAFLQTAEVGEGVRIHLQKRIPVAAGLGGGSGNAANALLALNELFGGPLTIEQLKRIATSLGSDVPFFLQNGPALATGRGENIEPLGCFPALRGVFALLIHPGFGISTAWAYQALKKCSAPLESRPGRGQKLISLLRSGDLKTAAKEFYNSLEAPVLNKYPLLALFQESLRSNGATATMMSGSGSTTFALVEGQDAAAELLERFKSRFGENCWTAIVGL, encoded by the coding sequence ATGACGCTGACCAGAAAATCACCCTGCAAGATCAACCTGTTGCTGAACGTCCTGGCCAAGCGCGCCGACGGTTTTCATGAACTCGAGACGGTGATGCAGCCAGTGCCCTTGTGCGATGAACTGGAGTTGAAGCGCGGCGGCAGCCGGATTGAACTAACCTGCAACGAAAGGTCTCTGCCACTGGACTCGGCGAATCTCGTTTATCGGGCCGCCGCCGCGTTTCTACAGACCGCGGAAGTCGGTGAAGGAGTGAGGATTCATTTGCAAAAACGAATCCCCGTGGCTGCGGGGCTGGGCGGCGGAAGCGGCAATGCGGCCAATGCGTTGCTCGCACTGAACGAGTTGTTCGGCGGGCCATTGACCATTGAACAATTGAAGCGGATCGCCACTTCGCTTGGTTCGGATGTGCCGTTCTTTCTTCAAAACGGGCCGGCATTGGCCACGGGTCGAGGAGAGAACATCGAGCCGCTGGGCTGCTTTCCGGCGTTGCGGGGCGTCTTCGCTTTGCTGATCCATCCAGGCTTCGGAATTTCCACCGCCTGGGCCTACCAGGCATTGAAGAAGTGTTCTGCTCCCTTGGAGAGCCGTCCCGGTCGGGGACAAAAACTCATCTCACTGCTGCGGTCTGGCGACCTGAAAACCGCGGCAAAGGAGTTTTACAATTCGCTCGAAGCTCCCGTGCTGAACAAGTATCCGCTTCTGGCCCTGTTCCAGGAGTCCTTGAGATCAAACGGAGCAACGGCGACGATGATGTCGGGCAGCGGTTCGACGACGTTTGCGCTAGTGGAAGGACAAGACGCCGCCGCCGAATTGCTGGAAAGGTTCAAGTCCCGGTTCGGGGAAAACTGCTGGACGGCGATCGTGGGGTTGTAA